Genomic segment of Chroococcidiopsis sp. TS-821:
CGCTTTAGCCCATACAAGCGCGGCGATCTTATTTTGCGCGACGCGCAGCGGGCAATCAAGATTTTTGGTAACGCTGAACGTCCAGTACAAATTGTCTTTGCTGGTAAAGCGCATCCTGCAGATGAAGAAGGTAAGCGAATTATTCAACGCATTATGGAATGGTGTCGCAACAACGCAATTCAAAACCGCGTGGCGTTGATTGAAGACTACGATATTTACACGGGTCAAAAACTTGTACAAGGTGTCGATGTCTGGCTGAATAATCCGCGTCGTCCTCTAGAAGCATCTGGTACGAGTGGACAAAAAGTTTGCTTCAACGGTGGAATTAATTGTAGCGTACTTGATGGTTGGTGGTGTGAAGGCTACCAAACTGGACCTGATGGTAAAGGGCTGAATGGTTGGGCAATTGGCGAAGATGCGCATACCAGTGACCAAGAAGTGCAGGATCGTATTGATTCGCAATCGCTATACCAGTTACTGGAAGAAGAAATCGTCCCGCTGTACTACGATCGCGATGCGCATGGTATTCCTCGCCGCTGGATTCAGATGATGAAAGCATCAATTAAAACGAATGCGCCGTTATTCAACACCGACCGCATGATCTCCGATTACGTATCGCAAGTCTATGTGCCAGAAATTGCTACGAGTGTGGCACCAATTCTTGCCAAGGTGATGGTGTAGTCAGCTTTTCTGCGTACAATTTAGAAATGATGGCTCATTGCTAATCGCTAATGGCTCAAATCGTTTGGCAAGCTGATTTTTATCGCCGTCCGTTGCGGGATGCAGCTGGACAAACTTTGTGGGAGTTACTCGTTTGTGACTCGAATCGCACAATTGAATTTGTCGCGCTGTGTCCCCAATCGCAAGTTAACGCACATTGGCTTGTGGAACAATTGCAGCTTGTTGCGGATAAAATGCCAGATGTCATCCAGGTGTTTCGTCCGCAGTCACTTAGTCTCATTACCGCTGCTGGAGAACAACTCGGAATTAAGGTTGAAGCAACGCGAAGAACAGATGCTTTAAAACAATGGTTGCAGGAGCGATCGCCCCTTTACCGCAACATGGATAATTACACAGGGGAAGCTTACGACCTTTTAACAATTGAAAAGCCACCACCAACACCACTACCTGAAAAACTTTGGGGCGAACAGTGGCGTTTTGCTGCGCTGAGTGCCAAAGATGTGGAAGAAGCGTTTCAAGAACGCCCTATCCCAATTTTGAGTATGCCATCCAAACTCATGCCATTACAGTTAGGATTGGCTTCTCATATCGCTGTACCAGGTGTCATTATCTATGGCGGACGGCAATCGATGCGTTTAGCTCGTTGGTTACAAGAGGCAAATCCTGTAGCACTCAACTATATCACTGGCTCTCCTGATGGTTTAGTGTTAGAAGCAGGTTTAGTAGAACGGTGGATTGTAGCAACGTTTGAGGATAGAGAAGTGGCGACGGCTGCTCAAAATTACGAACAGCGCAAACAACACAGCAAAGGATTGCATTTTTTGCTCGTGCAGCCTGATGATTCTGATATTACATTTAGTGGTTTTTGGCTACTACGCCAGGACTAAACTTGGCGATCGAGCGTTGTACATAACATTCATTTATTAATATTTATTACGGCTTCTAAAGGGCTTAAGACTGAAGATAGATGCAGCAATATAAGCTAGGTTTTAGCATAAAAAACTAATAAACATAAATCTTTTTTGAGGCAGAATTCATGGAAAATGAAGCACGTTCTAAAGAAAAAGTAACGAGAAATGAAGAGTTAGAAACTTCAACCGCAGATCGCGGTATTATTCCAGCAGA
This window contains:
- a CDS encoding Tab2/Atab2 family RNA-binding protein encodes the protein MAQIVWQADFYRRPLRDAAGQTLWELLVCDSNRTIEFVALCPQSQVNAHWLVEQLQLVADKMPDVIQVFRPQSLSLITAAGEQLGIKVEATRRTDALKQWLQERSPLYRNMDNYTGEAYDLLTIEKPPPTPLPEKLWGEQWRFAALSAKDVEEAFQERPIPILSMPSKLMPLQLGLASHIAVPGVIIYGGRQSMRLARWLQEANPVALNYITGSPDGLVLEAGLVERWIVATFEDREVATAAQNYEQRKQHSKGLHFLLVQPDDSDITFSGFWLLRQD